Proteins encoded in a region of the Streptomyces sp. NBC_00513 genome:
- a CDS encoding ABC transporter ATP-binding protein: MSPVLEVERLHLTLPGFPRPVLAGVDLTVEAGETVALVGESGSGKSLTSRSALGLLPPGAEVSGSVRVAGRDVLTMAPAALRELRSHTASMIFQDPRAAMNPLRRLGDFLTEGLRHAGVEVPDGRLAELLDAVGLPDRVLRQYPHELSGGMLQRVMIASALLPGPRLLLADEPTTALDTTTQAETIALLARLREREGCGLLFVTHDLELAAAISDRVHVMYAGRIVETGPAAALFEHPRHPYTRALLAATPRLDAPPGPLASIAGRPPDLRTTVTGCAFAPRCARATDLCAAEVPTPRSGVACHHAEVLS, encoded by the coding sequence ATGAGCCCCGTACTCGAAGTGGAACGGCTCCACCTGACGCTGCCCGGCTTCCCGCGCCCCGTGCTCGCCGGAGTCGACCTGACCGTCGAAGCCGGCGAGACCGTCGCCCTCGTCGGCGAGTCCGGCTCCGGCAAGTCCCTCACCTCCCGCTCCGCGCTCGGGCTGCTGCCGCCCGGCGCGGAGGTCTCGGGATCGGTGCGGGTCGCCGGCCGGGACGTGCTGACGATGGCCCCCGCCGCGCTCCGCGAACTCCGCTCCCACACCGCCTCGATGATCTTCCAGGACCCGCGCGCGGCAATGAATCCGCTGCGTCGCCTCGGCGACTTCCTCACCGAGGGGCTGCGGCACGCGGGCGTCGAGGTCCCCGACGGACGGCTCGCCGAACTCCTCGACGCGGTGGGCCTGCCCGACCGGGTCCTGCGCCAGTACCCCCACGAACTGTCCGGCGGCATGCTCCAACGCGTCATGATCGCCTCCGCGCTGCTGCCCGGACCCCGGCTGCTGCTCGCCGACGAACCCACCACAGCCCTCGACACCACCACCCAGGCCGAGACCATCGCCCTCCTCGCCCGGCTGCGGGAACGCGAGGGCTGCGGGCTCCTGTTCGTCACCCACGACCTGGAACTCGCCGCCGCGATCAGCGACCGGGTCCACGTCATGTACGCGGGCCGCATCGTGGAGACCGGCCCCGCCGCCGCCCTCTTCGAACACCCCCGGCACCCCTACACGAGGGCGCTCCTCGCGGCGACCCCCCGCCTCGACGCGCCCCCCGGACCCCTCGCCTCGATCGCCGGCCGGCCGCCGGACCTGCGCACGACCGTCACCGGCTGCGCCTTCGCCCCGCGCTGCGCCCGCGCCACGGATCTGTGCGCCGCCGAGGTCCCGACCCCGCGCTCCGGCGTGGCCTGTCACCACGCGGAGGTGCTCTCGTGA
- a CDS encoding ABC transporter ATP-binding protein, translated as MSAVLEVRGLGRAYGAVRAVDDVSFRVPAGCSLGIVGESGSGKTTTARIVTGLEPADAGEVLVRGRLRAPSVRGRAARLHRAREVQLVFQDPLLSLDPRVPAGEAVRETLRLHFPDRDPRPRVAELMEQVGLGDREAAARPRELSGGQRQRVAIARALAVEPAVLVLDEAVAALDVSVQAQILNLLAEIRARTDIAYLFITHDLGVVRAVTDSLVVMRSGRIVEQGATATLLSAPEHAYTRLLLDSVPRPGWDPAAIAARRRPAAGH; from the coding sequence GTGAGTGCGGTACTGGAAGTCCGCGGCCTGGGTCGCGCCTACGGCGCCGTGCGCGCCGTCGACGACGTCTCCTTCCGCGTCCCGGCGGGCTGCTCGCTCGGCATCGTCGGCGAGTCCGGTTCGGGCAAGACCACCACGGCCCGGATCGTGACCGGCCTGGAGCCGGCCGACGCGGGCGAGGTCCTCGTACGGGGCCGGCTGCGGGCCCCGTCGGTGCGCGGCCGGGCCGCCCGACTGCACCGGGCCCGCGAGGTACAACTGGTCTTCCAGGACCCGCTGCTGTCGCTGGACCCCCGGGTCCCGGCGGGCGAGGCGGTGCGCGAGACCCTGCGGCTGCACTTCCCCGACCGCGATCCCCGGCCCCGGGTCGCGGAACTCATGGAACAGGTGGGCCTCGGCGACCGGGAGGCGGCGGCCCGACCGCGCGAGCTGTCGGGCGGCCAACGTCAGCGGGTCGCCATCGCGCGGGCCCTCGCGGTGGAGCCGGCGGTGCTGGTGCTGGACGAGGCGGTGGCGGCCCTGGACGTCTCCGTGCAGGCGCAGATACTGAACCTGCTCGCGGAGATCCGCGCCCGCACGGACATCGCGTACCTGTTCATCACCCACGACCTGGGCGTCGTAAGGGCGGTGACCGACTCGCTGGTCGTCATGCGGTCCGGCCGGATCGTCGAACAGGGCGCGACGGCCACGCTGCTGTCCGCCCCCGAGCACGCGTACACCCGGCTGCTGCTGGATTCCGTGCCCCGCCCCGGCTGGGACCCGGCCGCCATCGCGGCCCGACGGCGGCCGGCCGCGGGCCACTGA